In Populus alba chromosome 9, ASM523922v2, whole genome shotgun sequence, a genomic segment contains:
- the LOC118035264 gene encoding 18.1 kDa class I heat shock protein, whose protein sequence is MAMIPSFFNSRSRDIIFDPFSSLDPFKDFPFPSSPLIPRENSAFVNTRIDWKETPEAHVFKADLPGIKKEEVKVEIEDDRVLQISGERSVEKEDRNDTWHRVERSSGKFLRRFKLPENAKTDQVKAAMENGVLTVTVPKEEVKKPDARKTVEISC, encoded by the coding sequence ATGGCAATGATTCCAAGCTTCTTCAACAGCCGATCACGAGACATCATCTTCGACCCGTTCTCTTCTCTCGATCCATTCAAGGACTTCCCTTTCCCTTCATCTCCCCTCATCCCTCGCGAGAATTCAGCTTTCGTCAACACTCGTATTGACTGGAAAGAGACCCCAGAGGCCCATGTCTTCAAAGCTGATCTTCCGGGGATTAAAAAGGAGGAGGTGAAAGTAGAGATTGAAGATGACAGGGTGCTTCAAATTAGTGGGGAGAGGAGCGTGGAGAAGGAAGACAGGAATGATACATGGCATCGTGTTGAACGTAGTAGTGGCAAGTTCTTGAGAAGGTTCAAGCTGCCTGAGAATGCCAAGACAGATCAAGTCAAGGCTGCTATGGAAAACGGGGTGCTTACTGTCACTGTGCCCAAGGAGGAGGTCAAGAAACCTGATGCCAGGAAGACTGTTGAAATCTCCTGTTAA
- the LOC118035162 gene encoding uncharacterized protein translates to MAFVMIARQALFQLKSSTSVKACVKECKHDNSNSNVVQLPEKTRNSSVLVLGGTGRVGGSTATALSKLCPDLRIVIGGRNREKGAAMVGQLGRNSEFTEVNIENVDSLGAALKDVDLVVHAAGPFQQAAKCTVLEAAIETKTAYLDVCDDTSYALRAKSFKDKALAANIPAITTGGIYPGVSNVMAAQLVRAAKTESKGKPERLRFYYYTAGSGGAGPTILATSFLLLGEEVVAYNKGEKIKLKPYSGMLNIDFGKGIGKRDVYLLNLPEVRSAHDVLGIPTVSARFGTAPFFWNWGMSAMTNLLSPEFLKDRTKVQQLVQLFDPLVRAVDGIAGERVSMRVDLECTDGRHTLGLFSHRKLSISVGNATAAFALAILEGSTQPGVWFPEEPEGIAIEARELLLNRATEGTINFIMNKPPWMVETDPKELGLGIYV, encoded by the exons ATGGCATTTGTAATGATAGCCAGACAAGCTCTGTTTCAGTTGAAGAGCAGCACGAGTGTAAAGGCTTGCGTTAAAGAGTGTAAACATGATAATTCTAACAGCAACGTTGTTCAACTTCCTGAGAAGACTCGCAACTCAAGCGTTCTTGTACTGGGTGGAACGGGTCGGGTCGGCGGGTCCACTGCCACTGCTCTCTCCAAGCTCTGCCCTGACCTTAGAATTGTGATTGGTGGTCGAAACAG GGAAAAAGGTGCTGCGATGGTGGGTCAATTGGGGAGGAACTCCGAGTTCACTGAAGTCAACATTGAGAATGTAGACTCATTGGGAGCAGCTCTGAAAG ATGTAGATCTTGTCGTTCATGCTGCAGGGCCTTTTCAACAGGCAGCGAAATGCACTGTACTTGAAGCTGCCATAGAGACCAAG ACAGCATATCTTGATGTTTGTGATGATACAAGCTATGCATTGCGTGCAAAGTCCTTCAAGGATAAAGCCTTAGCTGCAAATATTCCTGCCATAACAACTGGTGGAATCTATCCAGGAGTGAGCAATG TCATGGCAGCCCAACTAGTACGTGCTGCGAAAACTGAAAGCAAGGGAAAGCCAGAAAGGCTGag GTTCTACTACTACACAGCAGGCAGTGGTGGTGCTGGTCCAACCATACTAGCTACTAGTTTCTTACTTCTTGGTGAGGAGGTTGTTGCATATAATAAGG GAGAAAAGATCAAACTAAAGCCATATAGTGGAATGCTTAACATTGACTTTGGAAAGGGGATCGGAAAGCGAGATGTTTACCTGTT GAATTTACCTGAAGTTCGAAGTGCTCATGATGTCCTAGGAATACCAACAGTCAGTGCTCGATTTGGAACTGCACCATTCTTTTGGAATTGGGGAATGTCAGCCATGACAAATCTTCTGTCTCCA GAATTTCTGAAGGACAGGACCAAAGTCCAACAGTTGGTTCAGTTGTTTGACCCTCTAGTCCGAGCAGTTGATGGGATTGCTGGAGAGCGTGTTTCAATGAGG GTTGATTTGGAGTGCACAGATGGGCGCCATACACTTGGTTTATTTAGTCACCGGAAACTCTCCAT TTCTGTGGGAAATGCAACAGCTGCTTTTgctcttgcaattcttgaaggTAGCACGCAACCAGGGGTCTGGTTTCCCGAAGAG CCTGAAGGAATTGCAATTGAGGCAAGAGAACTTCTTCTGAATCGTGCAACAGAAGGaacgattaattttataatgaacAA GCCACCTTGGATGGTGGAAACAGACCCAAAAGAGCTTGGATTAGGAATATACGTGTGA
- the LOC118035163 gene encoding hexokinase-3 has product MGKVAAGVAAAVAAAACAVAGVVVGRRVRSRRKWKRVVGVLRELEEACETPVGRLRQVVDAMAVEMHAGLASEGGSKLKMLLTFVDHLPTGSEIGTYYALDLGGTNFRVLRVQLGGRRSSILSQDVERRPIPRHLMTSTSEDLFDFIASTLKQFVEKEESGSEPSSVRARELGLTFSFPVKQLSIRSGILIKWTKGFAIEDMVGEEVVGLLEAALIRRGLYMRVAVLVNDTAGTLALGHYDDADTVAAVIIGTGTNACYLERADAIIKCQGLLTTSGCMVVNMEWGNFWSSHLPRTSYDIDLDLESPNPNDQGFEKLISGMYLGDIVRRVILRMSQDSDIFGPVSSRLSIPFILQTPLLAAMHEDDSPELKEVDKILKETLEISEVSLKVRKLVVRICDVVTRRAARLAAAGIVGILKKIGRDGSGGITGGRSRSDVKMRRTVVAIEGGLYTSYTMFREYLHEALNEILGEDVAQHVILKVTEDGSGIGGALLAAAYSSGGVDNVQLL; this is encoded by the exons ATGGGGAAGGTGGCGGCGGGAGTGGCGGCTGCTGTTGCTGCGGCGGCTTGTGCGGTGGCAGGAGTGGTGGTGGGGAGGAGGGTACGGAGTAGGAGGAAGTGGAAGAGAGTGGTAGGAGTGTTGAGAGAGTTAGAAGAAGCATGTGAGACACCAGTTGGGAGGTTAAGGCAAGTAGTGGATGCTATGGCTGTGGAGATGCACGCTGGTTTGGCGTCTGAAGGTGGCTCGAAGCTTAAAATGCTACTCACTTTTGTTGACCATTTGCCTACGGG GAGTGAGATAGGAACTTATTATGCTCTAGATCTTGGGGGTACTAATTTTAGGGTCTTGCGGGTTCAGCTAGGAGGTAGAAGATCTTCAATCTTGTCTCAAGATGTGGAGCGACGACCCATTCCCCGGCACTTGATGACAAGCACAAGTGAG GatctctttgattttattgCTTCAACCTTAAAGCAATTcgttgaaaaagaagaaagtggTTCTGAGCCTTCTTCAGTTAGAGCAAGGGAGCTTGGGcttacattttcttttccagTGAAACAATTGTCGATTCGTTCGGGGATCCTTATCAAATGGACAAAAGGATTTGCCATTGAAGATATG GTTGGAGAAGAGGTGGTTGGACTTTTAGAAGCAGCATTAATCAGGAGGGGTTTATATATGCGTGTTGCAGTATTG GTAAATGATACTGCAGGAACCTTAGCACTTGGACATTATGATGATGCTGACACTGTTGCTGCTGTTATAATTGGAACGGGTACTAATGCCTGTTATTTAGAGCGGGCAGATGCCATCATAAAGTGTCAAGGTCTTCTTACAACTTCGGGATGCATG GTTGTTAACATGGAATGGGGAAATTTCTGGTCATCCCATTTGCCAAGAACTTCTTATGATATTGATTTGGATTTGGAAAGCCCTAACCCAAATGATCAG GGTTTTGAGAAACTGATATCAGGAATGTATCTAGGTGACATTGTTCGGAGAGTTATTCTCAGAATGTCGCAAGACTCGGATATATTTGGACCTGTTTCCTCCAGATTATCAATCCCCTTTATTTTGCA AACACCTTTGCTGGCTGCAATGCACGAGGACGACTCTCCTGAACTGAAAGAAGTAGATAAGATCTTGAAAGAAACCCTGGAG ATTTCAGAGGTCTCTTTGAAGGTCCGAAAGCTTGTTGTAAGAATATGTGACGTTGTGACACGTAGGGCTGCTCGATTGGCAGCTGCTGGCATAGTGGGAATCTTGAAGAAGATCGGACGGGATGGAAGCGGAGGCATCACTGGTGGAAGAAGTAGAAGTGATGTAAAAATGAGAAGAACAGTTGTTGCGATTGAAGGGGGTTTATATACAAGTTATACAATGTTCAGAGAGTACTTGCATGAAGCCCTTAATGAAATATTGGGAGAAGATGTGGCCCAACACGTCATTCTTAAAGTTACAGAAGATGGATCAGGCATTGGCGGAGCTCTCCTTGCTGCCGCATATTCATCCGGCGGTGTGGATAACGTACAGTtgctataa